The Vicia villosa cultivar HV-30 ecotype Madison, WI linkage group LG1, Vvil1.0, whole genome shotgun sequence genome includes a region encoding these proteins:
- the LOC131645127 gene encoding peroxidase 43-like, which translates to MSPFVFVSLLFLFVIHGSKGQLKIDFYSDKCFLAELIVHDVVRKAALSDPTVPAALLRLHFHDCFVEGCDGSILIDNVPEPEKDAFEHLGLRGFDVIEKAKAKLEESCPGVVSCADIVALAAREAISMANGPWYIVPTGRRDGLVSDKSLAGDIPDVRDSIQQIKTKFRNKGLTDKDLVLLSAAHTIGTTACFFMKKRLYNFSPSGGGSDPAISPNFLPELQAKCPRTGHENDRLAIDITTETTFDDNILRNIRKGFAVLESDARLNDDAETKAVIESYLAPLAPIFGPHFGFDFTQAIVKMGQIGVKTGSDGNIRRVCSKLN; encoded by the exons ATGTCTCCCTTTGTTTTTGTGTCTCTCCTATTCTTATTCGTAATTCATGGTTCTAAGGGTCAGCTTAAAATTGATTTCTACTCGGACAAATGTTTTCTAGCAGAACTCATTGTCCATGATGTTGTTAGAAAAGCTGCTCTTTCTGACCCGACCGTGCCTGCTGCTTTGCTTAGGCTTCATTTTCATGACTGCTTTGTTGAG GGATGTGATGGTTCCATTCTGATTGATAATGTTCCGGAACCAGAAAAAGATGCATTTGAACATCTAGGTCTTAGAGGATTTGATGTGATAGAAAAAGCTAAGGCAAAATTGGAAGAATCTTGTCCAGGAGTGGTTTCTTGTGCAGATATTGTTGCATTGGCAGCAAGAGAAGCAATTTCCATG GCAAATGGACCTTGGTACATAGTTCCTACAGGGAGGAGAGATGGATTAGTTTCCGATAAATCTCTTGCAGGTGATATACCAGATGTTCGTGATTCAATTCAGCAAATCAAAACCAAGTTTAGGAACAAGGGTCTCACAGATAAAGACCTTGTCCTTCTCAGTG CTGCACATACAATAGGAACAACAGCATGTTTCTTCATGAAAAAAAGACTATACAACTTTTCTCCATCTGGTGGTGGATCCGACCCAGCTATAAGTCCAAATTTCCTTCCAGAACTTCAGGCAAAGTGCCCTCGGACGGGACACGAGAACGACCGTTTAGCCATCGACATAACGACTGAAACAACATTCGACGATAACATATTGAGAAACATAAGGAAAGGCTTTGCTGTGCTAGAATCTGATGCAAGACTTAACGACGATGCAGAAACAAAGGCTGTGATTGAATCATACTTAGCTCCCCTCGCTCCAATATTTGGACCTCATTTCGGATTTGATTTTACTCAGGCAATTGTTAAAATGGGACAAATTGGTGTCAAGACAGGTTCCGATGGAAACATTAGGCGCGTCTGCTCGAAACTCAATTGA